In a genomic window of Kocuria turfanensis:
- a CDS encoding C40 family peptidase, with amino-acid sequence MSLFTQNTARHRAETSSRAVRTTTVVAAAGAALVGSIAPAQAYAEIPAASGSSYAAPASAMADLASYTYQAPVAAQPAAPADQAPAPQQSAATSSVSPQSTATTELAPAAGGIVGTAMQGVGTGYVWGGTSFGAWDCSGFTGWVYAQNGIDIPRTSSQQIAAATPTATPQPGDLVSQNGGNHIGIYIGGGKMVSALNPTQGTFVHSVNAMPVDGYYTYR; translated from the coding sequence ATGTCGCTTTTCACGCAGAACACTGCCCGCCACCGCGCCGAGACCTCCTCGCGCGCCGTGCGCACCACCACCGTCGTCGCCGCCGCCGGCGCAGCACTGGTGGGCTCCATCGCTCCGGCCCAGGCCTACGCCGAGATCCCCGCCGCCTCCGGGTCCTCCTATGCGGCTCCGGCCTCGGCGATGGCCGATCTGGCCTCCTACACCTACCAGGCCCCGGTCGCCGCGCAGCCCGCCGCCCCCGCCGACCAGGCCCCGGCCCCGCAGCAGAGCGCCGCCACCTCGAGCGTGAGCCCGCAGTCCACCGCCACCACCGAACTCGCCCCGGCCGCCGGCGGCATCGTGGGCACGGCCATGCAGGGTGTGGGCACCGGCTACGTCTGGGGCGGGACCTCCTTCGGGGCCTGGGACTGCTCCGGATTCACCGGCTGGGTCTACGCCCAGAACGGCATCGACATCCCCCGCACCAGCTCCCAGCAGATCGCCGCGGCCACCCCGACCGCCACCCCGCAGCCCGGTGACCTGGTGTCCCAGAACGGTGGCAACCACATCGGCATCTACATCGGTGGCGGCAAGATGGTCTCTGCGTTGAACCCGACCCAGGGCACCTTCGTCCACTCCGTCAACGCCATGCCCGTCGACGGGTACTACACCTACCGCTGA
- a CDS encoding DUF3105 domain-containing protein, whose product MAGGTDPERARQQRAALLDQHWAADARATRRRRLLAGAGAVTAVAAVGALVTVAVINDPPPQAREDIEIAGLQTYEGLGNSHVETAVDYEQSPPVGGDHASDWLNCGVYTEPVPEENAVHALEHGAVWAAYDPSALSEDQVAELRQAVPDTYVVLSPYEDLGAPIMISAWGAQVALDSPEDERLEQFVTKYWQSPDAPEPGASCTGGIDAPSRVA is encoded by the coding sequence ATGGCTGGCGGTACGGACCCGGAGCGGGCGCGGCAGCAACGTGCTGCGCTGCTGGATCAGCACTGGGCGGCCGATGCCCGGGCCACCCGCAGGCGGCGGCTCCTGGCGGGCGCGGGCGCGGTGACGGCTGTCGCGGCGGTCGGGGCCCTGGTGACGGTGGCGGTGATCAACGATCCCCCGCCCCAGGCGCGGGAGGACATCGAGATCGCCGGGCTGCAGACCTACGAGGGCCTCGGCAACTCCCACGTGGAGACCGCGGTGGACTACGAGCAGTCCCCCCCGGTGGGCGGGGACCACGCCAGTGACTGGCTCAACTGCGGGGTCTACACCGAGCCGGTGCCCGAGGAGAACGCCGTGCACGCCTTGGAGCACGGGGCCGTGTGGGCCGCCTACGACCCCTCCGCCCTGTCCGAGGACCAGGTGGCTGAGTTACGCCAGGCCGTCCCGGACACCTACGTGGTGCTCTCCCCCTACGAGGACCTGGGCGCCCCCATCATGATCTCGGCGTGGGGGGCTCAGGTCGCCCTGGACTCCCCGGAAGATGAGCGCCTGGAGCAGTTCGTGACCAAGTACTGGCAGTCCCCCGACGCCCCGGAGCCCGGGGCATCCTGCACCGGCGGCATCGATGCCCCCAGCCGGGTCGCATGA
- a CDS encoding DUF305 domain-containing protein has product MSTSTTGAASRSSAGHRGRWVLLVLAAVLLVAAGWAVGQLSAPTSSTPAEGSPEAGFARDMQTHHLQAVEMSSLVRDRTEDPEIRRLAYDISRTQQQQAGQMYGWLSVWGLPQASSQPAMAWMDDGDQNHTSMPGMDSTSPGPDARMPGMATAEQLAELEDAQGQEAERLYLELMIPHHQAGAAMAQAILEHTDNPVVTSLAQSIATSQTSEIKYMEDLLEKRRNPS; this is encoded by the coding sequence ATGAGCACCAGCACCACCGGCGCCGCCTCCAGGAGCTCGGCAGGGCACCGGGGACGGTGGGTCCTGCTGGTGCTGGCGGCCGTGCTGTTGGTGGCGGCCGGCTGGGCGGTGGGGCAGCTGAGCGCTCCGACGTCGTCCACCCCGGCGGAGGGCAGCCCGGAAGCCGGGTTCGCCCGCGACATGCAAACCCATCACCTGCAGGCGGTGGAAATGAGTTCCTTGGTCCGTGACCGTACGGAAGACCCGGAGATCCGCCGGTTGGCATACGACATCTCCCGCACCCAGCAACAACAGGCCGGGCAGATGTACGGCTGGCTCTCCGTGTGGGGATTGCCCCAGGCCTCATCCCAACCGGCCATGGCCTGGATGGACGACGGCGACCAGAACCACACATCCATGCCCGGCATGGACTCCACGAGCCCTGGTCCGGACGCGCGAATGCCGGGCATGGCCACCGCCGAGCAGCTGGCCGAGCTGGAGGACGCCCAAGGCCAGGAGGCCGAACGGCTCTACCTCGAGTTGATGATCCCCCACCACCAAGCCGGAGCAGCCATGGCCCAAGCCATCCTGGAGCACACTGACAACCCCGTGGTGACCTCTCTGGCGCAATCGATCGCCACCAGCCAGACCTCGGAGATCAAGTACATGGAGGACCTGTTGGAGAAGCGCCGCAACCCATCATGA